In Castor canadensis chromosome 11, mCasCan1.hap1v2, whole genome shotgun sequence, a single genomic region encodes these proteins:
- the Mrm3 gene encoding rRNA methyltransferase 3, mitochondrial isoform X2 — MDPHDSLGIFAKPDHVRMTYPETQLHHSLPLLLICDNLRDPGNLGTILRSAAGAGCSKVLLTKGCVDAWEPKVLRAGMGAHFQVPIINNLEWETVPNYLPPDTRVYVADNCGLYAQAQMSNKASDQGWVCDRRFLKFHKFEEEEEDCVDIRTGKDWFPELEVQSYDLDWTEAPAAVVIGGETHGVSLESLQLAENTGGKRLLIPVVPGVDSLNSAMAASILLFEGKRQLRVRVEHLSRDRN; from the exons ATGGATCCCCATGACTCACTGG gGATTTTTGCCAAACCTGACCATGTTAGGATGACATATCCAGAGACTCAGCTTCACCATTCCCTGCCCTTATTGTTGATTTGTGACAATCTCCGTGACCCTGGGAACCTGGGAACAATTTTGAGATCTGCAGCTGGAGCAGGCTGCAGCAAAGTATTACTCACCAAAG GCTGTGTGGATGCCTGGGAGCCCAAAGTGCTACGGGCAGGCATGGGAGCACATTTCCAGGTGCCCATTATCAACAATCTGGAATGGGAAACAGTGCCCAATTACTTGCCCCCTGATACCCGGGTCTACGTAGCAGACAACTGTGGCCTCTATGCTCAGGCCCAGATGTCTAATAAAGCCAGTGACCAAGGCTGGGTGTGTGATCGGCGATTCCTGAAGTTTCACAAGtttgaagaagaggaggaggattgTGTAGACATCAGAACTGGTAAAGACTGGTTCCCTGAACTTGAAGTCCAGAGTTACGACTTGGACTGGACAGAGGCACCAGCAGCTGTGGTGATTGGTGGGGAGACCCATGGCGTGAGCCTGGAGTCCCTGCAGTTGGCTGAGAATACTGGGGGCAAGAGGCTGCTGATTCCTGTTGTGCCTGGTGTGGACAGCCTGAACTCAGCCATGGCTGCAAGCATCTTGCTTTTTGAAGGGAAAAGGCAGCTGCGGGTAAGGGTGGAACACTTAAGCAGAGACAGGAATTAA
- the Mrm3 gene encoding rRNA methyltransferase 3, mitochondrial isoform X1, with translation MAVVAKGMWCTMRPLLPVVQIWDLDARRWVRTLRRSPVKVVFPSGQVVERKRPPEKQLRKAASEASSLAQRQKPPHQTAPSQTPSTWEEAGLRYDKAFPGDRRLSSVMTIVKSRPFREKQGKILLEGRRLIADALKAGAVPKVFFFSRLEYIKELPVDKLKGVSLIKVKFEDIKDWSDLVAPQGIMGIFAKPDHVRMTYPETQLHHSLPLLLICDNLRDPGNLGTILRSAAGAGCSKVLLTKGCVDAWEPKVLRAGMGAHFQVPIINNLEWETVPNYLPPDTRVYVADNCGLYAQAQMSNKASDQGWVCDRRFLKFHKFEEEEEDCVDIRTGKDWFPELEVQSYDLDWTEAPAAVVIGGETHGVSLESLQLAENTGGKRLLIPVVPGVDSLNSAMAASILLFEGKRQLRVRVEHLSRDRN, from the exons ATGGCGGTGGTGGCAAAGGGCATGTGGTGTACTATGAGACCGCTGCTGCCGGTGGTCCAGATTTGGGACCTGGACGCACGGCGCTGGGTCCGGACATTGCGGCGGAGCCCAGTAAAAGTGGTGTTTCCATCCGGGCAGGTGGTGGAACGGAAGCGTCCTCCCGAGAAGCAACTCCGCAAGGCGGCGTCTGAGGCCAGTAGCCTGGCGCAGAGACAGAAACCACCGCATCAGACGGCTCCATCCCAGACCCCTAGCACCTGGGAAGAGGCAGGGCTTCGCTACGATAAGGCTTTTCCTGGGGACAGGAGACTGAG CAGTGTAATGACAATCGTTAAGTCCAGGCCATTTCGGGAAAAGCAAGGGAAGATCCTGCTGGAAGGTCGCAGGCTGATTGCAGATGCTCTCAAGGCCGGGGCTGTgccaaaagtttttttctttagccGTCTGGAATACATAAAGGAGTTGCCCGTCGATAAGCTGAAAGGTGTCAGCCTCATTAAGGTGAAATTTGAGGATATCAAGGATTGGTCCGATCTAGTAGCGCCACAAGGAATAATGG gGATTTTTGCCAAACCTGACCATGTTAGGATGACATATCCAGAGACTCAGCTTCACCATTCCCTGCCCTTATTGTTGATTTGTGACAATCTCCGTGACCCTGGGAACCTGGGAACAATTTTGAGATCTGCAGCTGGAGCAGGCTGCAGCAAAGTATTACTCACCAAAG GCTGTGTGGATGCCTGGGAGCCCAAAGTGCTACGGGCAGGCATGGGAGCACATTTCCAGGTGCCCATTATCAACAATCTGGAATGGGAAACAGTGCCCAATTACTTGCCCCCTGATACCCGGGTCTACGTAGCAGACAACTGTGGCCTCTATGCTCAGGCCCAGATGTCTAATAAAGCCAGTGACCAAGGCTGGGTGTGTGATCGGCGATTCCTGAAGTTTCACAAGtttgaagaagaggaggaggattgTGTAGACATCAGAACTGGTAAAGACTGGTTCCCTGAACTTGAAGTCCAGAGTTACGACTTGGACTGGACAGAGGCACCAGCAGCTGTGGTGATTGGTGGGGAGACCCATGGCGTGAGCCTGGAGTCCCTGCAGTTGGCTGAGAATACTGGGGGCAAGAGGCTGCTGATTCCTGTTGTGCCTGGTGTGGACAGCCTGAACTCAGCCATGGCTGCAAGCATCTTGCTTTTTGAAGGGAAAAGGCAGCTGCGGGTAAGGGTGGAACACTTAAGCAGAGACAGGAATTAA
- the Mrm3 gene encoding rRNA methyltransferase 3, mitochondrial isoform X3, whose protein sequence is MTYPETQLHHSLPLLLICDNLRDPGNLGTILRSAAGAGCSKVLLTKGCVDAWEPKVLRAGMGAHFQVPIINNLEWETVPNYLPPDTRVYVADNCGLYAQAQMSNKASDQGWVCDRRFLKFHKFEEEEEDCVDIRTGKDWFPELEVQSYDLDWTEAPAAVVIGGETHGVSLESLQLAENTGGKRLLIPVVPGVDSLNSAMAASILLFEGKRQLRVRVEHLSRDRN, encoded by the exons ATGACATATCCAGAGACTCAGCTTCACCATTCCCTGCCCTTATTGTTGATTTGTGACAATCTCCGTGACCCTGGGAACCTGGGAACAATTTTGAGATCTGCAGCTGGAGCAGGCTGCAGCAAAGTATTACTCACCAAAG GCTGTGTGGATGCCTGGGAGCCCAAAGTGCTACGGGCAGGCATGGGAGCACATTTCCAGGTGCCCATTATCAACAATCTGGAATGGGAAACAGTGCCCAATTACTTGCCCCCTGATACCCGGGTCTACGTAGCAGACAACTGTGGCCTCTATGCTCAGGCCCAGATGTCTAATAAAGCCAGTGACCAAGGCTGGGTGTGTGATCGGCGATTCCTGAAGTTTCACAAGtttgaagaagaggaggaggattgTGTAGACATCAGAACTGGTAAAGACTGGTTCCCTGAACTTGAAGTCCAGAGTTACGACTTGGACTGGACAGAGGCACCAGCAGCTGTGGTGATTGGTGGGGAGACCCATGGCGTGAGCCTGGAGTCCCTGCAGTTGGCTGAGAATACTGGGGGCAAGAGGCTGCTGATTCCTGTTGTGCCTGGTGTGGACAGCCTGAACTCAGCCATGGCTGCAAGCATCTTGCTTTTTGAAGGGAAAAGGCAGCTGCGGGTAAGGGTGGAACACTTAAGCAGAGACAGGAATTAA